In Stomoxys calcitrans chromosome 2, idStoCalc2.1, whole genome shotgun sequence, the following proteins share a genomic window:
- the LOC106086078 gene encoding mucin-2 yields the protein MSMGIMRNLNDLEHSRKCFDFYMPKINEATHTYEETYAQCLFVALEAEQTIEDGMTEDKAKIKSLGDDICNAYQNCSLILASADYFECYYGAARDSLPTSYNIQYESTNSLTYLNESMSTIISDQATCIDKCTKAYIDETLQLYTTLEACLADKDYPLETVTPSTSTTQISSTVTITTTETASTATEEHTTTETTSSITVDPTTTDIPTTVTEDSTSAETASTITEDSTTAETTVTSEPTTMETTTVTQESSSTVTTTASTVTEDPTTENSTTVTEETTSSITDTTTAPTEDTTTTVASTVTFDPTTMETPSTVTTESSTMTEDSTTVTEETTSSITETTSVTTEDTTTTETSTTTEITSTVTTDPTTTETTSTSEATTDSTTVETTSAVTEDSTTTQTTSAETTDSTVTEESTTTEIPTTVTEDPSSTVTTPPVTTDITTTAVTSTATEGSTTITQTTPAETTQTTSEETSTVSADPTTTEASTQHSTTTETTSTVSEDPSTTEKPSTMTEDPTTTEAISTVTSETTTPEVTEPSTTSETTTPNDSTTIETSTVTTDATTTVKTTTTADPTTPTESSSTMTDSSTTTEAASTETTDPTTPETTTKAPTTTETTVSDEPITTDNTPTATEDPTTTEAVTTVSSETTTTEVTSTVTEKPTETTTTSDSTTTVTSNPTTTETSTITADPTTTESSSTMTDSSTTTEAVSTETIDPTTTETPTNVPTTPETTSTVSEQPTTTENSPTVTEDPTTTEAITTEKPTTTETTTIVTEDTTTTVTLYPTTMETSTTTTDDPGTTVDPTSTDVSSTTETSTETTIAEPPVPSTQNPPTSAPTHPTPIFPEETTSSSYAPPSPSTPNTTTNGQTPPNNVH from the exons ATGTCTATGGGGATTATGCGGAATTTAAACGATCTGGAACATAGCAGAAAATGTTTTGACTTCTATATGCCTAAAATTAATGAGGCAACCCACACCTATGAGGAGACATACGCGCAATGCCTATTTGTGGCCTTGGAGGCTGAACAAACCATAGAAGATGGAATGACTGAAGATAAGGCCAAGATTAAAAGTCTAGGAGATGATATCTGCAACGCCTACCAGAACTGTTCTCTTATCTTGGCATCTGCAGATTACTTTGAGTGCTATTATGGTGCG gCGAGAGATTCCCTACCAACATCCTATAACATCCAATATGAATCCACCAATAGTTTGACTTATCTCAATGAGTCAATGTCCACGATAATAAGTGATCAAGCTACGTGTATCGATAAATGTACAAAGGCTTATATCGATGAAACTCTACAGTTATATACAACACTGGAAGCTTGTTTGGCCGATAAGGATTATCCTCTGGAAACTGTTACCCCTTCTACTTCTACAACGCAAATCAGTTCCACTGTAACGATTACCACTACGGAGACAGCATCAACAGCCACAGAAGAACATACTACTACGGAAACAACATCATCTATTACTGTAGACCCTACCACCACAGATATACCAACAACTGTAACAGAAGATTCTACAAGTGCTGAAACAGCATCAACCATAACAGAAGATTCTACAACTGCAGAAACAACCGTAACCTcagagcccaccaccatggaaacaACAACTGTAACCCAAGAATCGAGTTCAACGGTAACAACAACAGCTTCAACTGTAACAGAAGATCCCACAACAGAGAATTCTACAACTGTAACCGAAGAAACCACATCATCTATAACGGATACAACTACAGCTCCAACAGAAGATACTACCACTACGGTAGCATCCACTGTAACGTTTGATCCTACCACTATGGAAACCCCTAGTACTGTCACTACAGAATCATCTACTATGACAGAAGATTCTACAACTGTCACCGAAGAAACAACATCATCTATAACGGAGACAACTTCAGTTACAACAGAAGATACTACCACCACAGAAACATCTACAACAACAGAAATAACATCTACTGTTACCACAGATCCTACCACTACTGAGACAACATCCACTTCTGAGGCAACAACAGATTCAACCACAGTGGAAACTACATCCGCTGTAACAGAAGATTCTACTACGACACAAACAACTTCAGCTGAAACAACAGATTCAACTGTGACAGAAGAATCCACGACTACGGAAATACCAACAACAGTTACAGAAGATCCTAGCAGCACTGTGACAACCCCACCAGTAACAACAGATATTACCACAACTGCTGTAACATCAACTGCGACAGAAGGTTCTACTACAATTACGCAAACAACGCCGGCAGAAACCACACAGACCACCTCTGAGGAAACATCTACCGTATCCGCTGATCCGACCACCACGGAAGCATCAACACAACATTCAACGACTACTGAAACTACATCAACTGTAAGTGAAGACCCTTCCACCACCGAAAAACCATCAACGATGACTGAAGATCCCACCACTACAGAAGCAATATCGACGGTTACCTCGGAAACAACAACCCCAGAAGTAACAGAACCATCCACAACTTCTGAAACAACAACGCCAAACGATTCCACCACTATCGAGACATCCACTGTTACAACCGATGCTACAACTACTGTTAAAACTACTACAACAGCTGATCCCACCACCCCCACGGAGTCATCTTCAACTATGACAGATAGTTCGACCACTACAGAGGCAGCATCAACTGAAACTACTGATCCCACCACCccggaaacaacaacaaaagctccCACAACTACTGAAACAACGGTAAGTGACGAACCTATCACCACCGACAACACACCAACGGCAACTGAAGATCCTACCACTACAGAAGCAGTAACAACAGTTTCTTCAGAAACAACTACCACAGAAGTTACATCAACCGTTACAGAAAAACCTACCGAAACCACTACAACAAGTGACTCTACCACTACCGTAACTTCAAATCCTACTACCACGGAAACCTCTACAATTACCGCAGATCCCACCACAACGGAATCATCTTCAACTATGACAGATAGTTCGACCACTACGGAAGCAGTATCAACTGAAACAATTGATCCCACAACCACGGAAACACCAACAAACGTTCCCACAACTCCTGAAACTACATCAACGGTAAGTGAACAACCTACAACTACCGAAAACTCACCAACAGTAACTGAAGATCCTACCACTACAGAAGCAATAACAACAGAAAAGCCCACTACCACTGAAACTACTACAATAGTAACAGAAGATACAACCACTACTGTAACACTTTATCCTACAACCATGGAAACATCTACTACAACAACAGATGATCCTGGCACCACGGTTGATCCCACTTCCACGGATGTCTCAAGCACCACGGAAACTTCAACAGAAACTACGATTGCAGAACCTCCGGTACCATCAACACAGAACCCTCCTACCTCTGCTCCAACTCATCCTACCCCCATTTTTCCGGAAGAGACGACTTCATCCAGCTATGCGCCTCCTTCTCCCTCAACGCCAAATACCACGACTAATGGTCAAACACCACCTAATAATGTACATTAG
- the LOC106086093 gene encoding protein TsetseEP: MWAITFIVLAVASQGALSFNALPLAHRQMANIMLKASQSLSNNPERSAQCFPVYSQGIANANDKYAAAYDQCLDTATNAEKAVETEVAADRQTVANQGDAICTSFQTCSQVASAGDFFECYYDAAGSSLSTSLDMQSLSKNKMQYVELRYQTIEYDKNYCTNDCTNTYIKESTALYQQLETCLATGEVVTPAPTTATTTTPTTTPNTEPTTTTEIATDTTTTTEIDTTTVAQI, from the exons ATGTGGGCTATAACATTCATTGTCTTGGCTGTGGCCTCTCAAGGAGCTTTGTCCTTTAACGCCTTGCCTTTGGCTCATCGTCAAATGGCCAATATTATGCTGAAAGCCAGCCAATCCCTGAGCAACAATCCTGAACGTAGTGCACAGTGTTTCCCCGTATATTCGCAAGGAATCGCCAATGCCAATGATAAATATGCCGCTGCCTATGACCAATGTTTGGATACTGCCACTAATGCCGAAAAGGCTGTTGAGACAGAAGTAGCTGCTGATCGTCAAACTGTTGCCAATCAAGGCGATGCCATTTGTACTTCATTCCAGACATGCTCTCAGGTTGCATCAGCCGGTGACTTCTTTGAGTGTTATTATGATGCG GCCGGCTCATCCCTTTCCACCTCTTTGGATATGCAAtctctttccaaaaataaaatgcaatatgTTGAATTGAGATATCAAACTATTGAATACGATAAGAACTATTGTACAAATGATTGCACCAACACCTACATCAAGGAGTCTACAGCCCTTTATCAACAATTGGAAACATGCTTGGCTACAGGTGAAGTTGTGACACCAGCCCCTACTACTGCAACAACTACTACACCCACTACTACACCCAATACTGAACCAACTACAACTACTGAAATTGCTACTGATACAACTACCACCACTGAAATTGATACCACCACAGTGGCTCAAAtctaa